A genomic segment from Cryptosporangium phraense encodes:
- a CDS encoding LacI family DNA-binding transcriptional regulator — MRTGERRPTLADVAAQAGVSTALASIVMREAPGASAATRRRVLEVAEQLGYHPDARARLLRSGRSRLLGVVFGVQHAFHGDLVTGLYDAAEDLKYELTLSAVTERRGERRAIQALLQDRCEALIVLGPQSSTASLAALSARLPVVAVGRGLRHRALDVVRSDDVLGLHLAVDHLVALGHRRIVHIDGGRMPGAAERRRGYREAMRRHGLDDEIRVVPGGPTGEDGAAAVSLIRDLPTAITVFNDLASTGVLDALRRAGVSVPEDVSVIGYDDSRLARLTYLDLTTIAQDTASMTTLAVTRALARIEGEKVPQRELVIPPHLVPRGTTAAL; from the coding sequence ATGCGCACAGGCGAGCGTCGGCCGACGCTGGCGGACGTGGCCGCGCAGGCCGGGGTCTCGACCGCGCTGGCGTCGATCGTCATGCGCGAGGCCCCCGGAGCGAGCGCCGCCACCCGCCGGCGCGTCCTCGAGGTCGCCGAGCAGCTCGGCTACCACCCCGATGCCCGGGCCCGCCTGCTCCGGAGCGGACGCAGCCGGCTGCTGGGCGTCGTCTTCGGGGTGCAGCACGCGTTCCACGGCGACCTGGTGACCGGCCTCTACGACGCCGCCGAGGATCTCAAGTACGAGCTGACGCTGAGCGCGGTCACCGAGCGCCGGGGCGAGCGCCGGGCGATTCAGGCGCTGCTGCAGGATCGGTGCGAGGCGCTGATCGTGCTCGGGCCGCAGTCCTCCACCGCGTCGCTGGCCGCGCTGTCGGCCCGGCTGCCGGTGGTGGCGGTCGGCCGCGGGCTCCGGCACCGCGCGCTGGACGTCGTCCGCAGCGACGACGTGCTCGGGCTGCACCTGGCCGTGGACCATCTGGTCGCGCTCGGGCACCGGCGGATCGTGCACATCGACGGCGGGCGGATGCCCGGTGCCGCCGAGCGCCGGCGCGGCTACCGCGAGGCGATGCGCCGCCACGGCCTGGACGACGAGATCCGCGTGGTGCCCGGGGGTCCGACCGGCGAGGACGGCGCCGCCGCGGTGTCGCTCATCCGGGACCTGCCGACCGCGATCACGGTCTTCAACGACCTGGCGTCCACGGGTGTGCTGGACGCGTTGCGCCGAGCGGGGGTGTCGGTGCCGGAGGACGTCAGCGTGATCGGCTACGACGACAGCCGCCTGGCCCGCCTGACGTACCTGGACCTCACGACGATCGCCCAGGACACCGCGAGCATGACGACGCTGGCGGTGACCCGAGCGCTGGCCCGCATAGAGGGCGAAAAGGTGCCCCAGCGCGAGCTGGTGATCCCCCCACACCTGGTCCCCCGGGGGACGACCGCCGCGCTTTGA